A genomic segment from Rubrobacter tropicus encodes:
- the mce gene encoding methylmalonyl-CoA epimerase, with protein MILIYNPPATVEGRELLGRIYHLGYAVEDIDAAARFYAENFGAQPSEKEVVEEQGIVATMFRVGESQIELVQPTRPDSPVGKFLAKHGEGFHHVAFQVDDLEAALSDLKGNGVQLIDESPRIGAGGSRMAFVHPKGAFGVLTELVELPEG; from the coding sequence GTGATCTTGATCTACAATCCCCCCGCCACCGTCGAAGGGAGAGAGTTGCTCGGCAGGATCTACCACCTCGGTTACGCGGTTGAGGATATCGACGCCGCCGCCCGCTTCTACGCGGAGAACTTCGGCGCCCAACCTTCGGAGAAGGAGGTGGTCGAGGAGCAGGGCATCGTGGCCACGATGTTCCGCGTCGGCGAGTCGCAGATCGAGCTCGTCCAGCCGACCCGCCCCGACTCTCCCGTCGGCAAGTTCCTGGCCAAACACGGCGAGGGCTTCCACCACGTGGCCTTCCAGGTGGACGACCTCGAAGCCGCCCTCTCCGACCTGAAAGGCAACGGCGTCCAGCTCATAGACGAGTCGCCCAGGATCGGCGCCGGGGGCAGCCGGATGGCCTTCGTGCACCCGAAGGGCGCCTTCGGGGTGCTCACCGAGCTTGTAGAATTGCCCGAAGGCTAG
- a CDS encoding acyl-CoA mutase large subunit family protein has protein sequence MDVEKRRDERRTESGIEVKPLYGPPDLEGFDYQEKLADPGAFPYTRGPYPSMYRGRPWTMRQYAGFGTAGETNRRFKYLTENGQTGLSVAFDLPTQMGRDSDHELSLGEVGKVGVAIDSLLDMRDLFDGIPLAEVSTSMTINATASTLLLLYSLVAEEQGARPEQVTGTTQNDVLKEYLARGTYIYPPAPSMRITTDMFAYCAKELPRWNTISISGYHIREAGSTAVQELAFTLSNAIAYVEAATKAGLEVDEFAPRLSFFFNAHNDLFQEVAKYRAARRMWARIMRDRFGATDERSLKLRFHTQTAGSSLTAQQAENNIVRTTVQALSAVLGGTQSLHTNAFDEALALPTERSARIALRTQQILANEGGLTDTADPLAGSYFVESLTDAVEEEAWEYIGRIDEMGGSVKAIEERFMQAEIEDAAFRYQREVEKGERIIVGVNRHAGDEDPEMDLHTVDESIRDTQSARLAELKEARDNAAVDRALARLKAAAEGDENLLYPMREALSELATLGEVSDTLRGIFGQYKP, from the coding sequence ATGGACGTCGAGAAACGCCGGGACGAACGACGCACCGAGTCCGGTATCGAGGTCAAGCCCCTCTACGGCCCCCCGGACCTCGAAGGTTTCGATTACCAGGAGAAGCTCGCCGACCCCGGCGCCTTCCCTTACACCCGCGGCCCTTACCCCTCGATGTACCGCGGCCGGCCCTGGACTATGCGCCAGTACGCGGGCTTCGGGACCGCCGGAGAGACCAACCGGCGCTTCAAGTACCTCACGGAGAATGGCCAGACCGGACTCTCCGTCGCCTTCGACCTGCCGACCCAGATGGGCCGGGACTCGGACCACGAGCTTAGTCTCGGCGAGGTCGGAAAAGTCGGGGTCGCCATAGACTCCCTCCTCGATATGCGCGACCTCTTCGACGGGATACCCCTCGCCGAGGTCTCGACCTCCATGACAATAAACGCCACGGCCTCGACCCTGCTGCTCCTCTACTCGCTCGTCGCCGAAGAACAGGGCGCGAGGCCCGAGCAGGTAACCGGCACCACCCAGAACGACGTCCTGAAGGAGTACCTGGCGCGCGGGACGTACATCTACCCGCCGGCTCCTTCCATGAGGATCACGACCGACATGTTCGCGTACTGCGCGAAGGAGCTTCCGCGCTGGAACACGATCTCGATCTCCGGCTACCACATCCGCGAGGCGGGATCCACGGCCGTCCAGGAGCTCGCCTTCACCCTCTCCAACGCCATCGCCTACGTCGAGGCGGCGACCAAAGCGGGGCTCGAAGTCGACGAGTTCGCCCCGCGGCTCTCGTTCTTCTTCAACGCCCACAACGACCTCTTTCAGGAAGTCGCCAAGTACCGGGCGGCGAGGAGGATGTGGGCCAGGATCATGCGCGACCGCTTCGGCGCGACCGACGAGAGGAGCCTGAAGCTCCGCTTCCACACGCAGACCGCAGGCTCCTCGCTCACCGCCCAGCAGGCCGAGAACAACATAGTGCGAACGACGGTTCAGGCACTCTCGGCCGTGCTCGGCGGCACCCAGAGCCTTCACACCAACGCCTTCGATGAAGCGCTCGCCCTGCCGACCGAGCGGAGCGCCCGCATAGCGCTCAGAACCCAGCAGATCCTGGCCAACGAGGGCGGCCTCACCGACACCGCGGACCCCCTGGCCGGCTCGTACTTCGTCGAGTCGCTGACCGACGCCGTGGAGGAGGAAGCCTGGGAGTACATCGGCCGGATCGACGAGATGGGCGGTTCGGTCAAGGCCATAGAAGAGCGTTTCATGCAGGCGGAGATCGAAGACGCGGCCTTCCGCTACCAGCGCGAGGTGGAGAAGGGGGAGCGAATCATAGTCGGCGTGAACCGCCACGCCGGCGACGAGGACCCGGAGATGGACCTCCACACCGTGGACGAGTCGATCCGCGATACCCAATCCGCCCGCCTCGCCGAACTCAAGGAGGCCCGCGACAACGCCGCCGTGGACCGCGCGCTCGCGCGACTGAAGGCGGCGGCCGAGGGCGACGAGAACCTCCTCTATCCTATGCGGGAAGCATTGTCAGAGCTCGCCACCCTCGGCGAAGTCTCCGACACTTTACGCGGGATCTTCGGCCAATATAAACCCTGA
- a CDS encoding DUF2630 family protein: MAQGIMGKIQELSEERERILAREGTHHAETGDRSRIVQIDHDLQVLWDLRRREMAGENVNLKEDYYDRYTVDPGSDAPGR; encoded by the coding sequence ATGGCGCAGGGAATCATGGGCAAGATCCAGGAGCTCTCCGAAGAGCGGGAGCGAATCCTTGCCCGGGAGGGAACCCACCACGCGGAGACCGGAGACCGGTCCAGGATCGTACAGATAGACCACGACCTGCAGGTACTCTGGGACCTCCGCCGCCGCGAGATGGCCGGTGAGAACGTCAACCTCAAAGAAGACTATTACGACCGTTACACCGTCGACCCGGGCTCCGACGCGCCCGGCCGCTAG
- the sucC gene encoding ADP-forming succinate--CoA ligase subunit beta produces the protein MRESDLDLYEYQGKELLRGYDLETLPGIVAGTPEEAARAAETLGGTVAVKAQVLIGGRGKAGGIAVVHNAREAEEAAERILGMDIRGHTVRRVYVEGGAEIEKEYYLSITVDRAAKKPLILFSTEGGVDIEEVAETKPGAIVRTHVDPLLGLLPYQVREIVFAAGLSGDAAKGVGRTLNNLYKAFEGLDASLVEINPLVLTKDGRVLTLDSKVTVDDSSLYRHKDIAELHDVEAADPQEQRAQEVGLQYVKLDGNVGILGNGAGLVMSTLDVVAQAGGEPANFCDVGGGADAEKISTALDIVTSNEQVESVLFNIFGGITRGDEVARGLLSAIEKTGIELPIVVRLDGTNAEEGRRILAENTPENVHTEETMLDAARRAVELARDGGR, from the coding sequence TTGCGGGAGTCTGACTTGGATCTTTACGAGTATCAGGGCAAAGAACTGTTGAGGGGCTACGACCTGGAGACACTTCCGGGCATCGTGGCCGGAACGCCCGAGGAGGCGGCCCGCGCGGCCGAGACGCTCGGGGGAACCGTCGCCGTGAAGGCGCAGGTCCTCATCGGCGGGCGCGGGAAGGCCGGCGGGATCGCGGTGGTCCACAACGCCAGGGAGGCGGAGGAGGCCGCGGAACGCATCCTTGGGATGGACATCCGGGGGCATACCGTGCGGCGGGTCTACGTCGAGGGCGGGGCCGAGATCGAGAAGGAGTACTACCTCTCCATCACGGTCGACCGGGCCGCGAAGAAGCCCTTGATCTTGTTCTCGACCGAGGGCGGCGTGGACATCGAGGAGGTCGCCGAGACCAAGCCCGGGGCGATCGTGCGGACGCACGTCGACCCGCTGCTCGGCCTGCTACCGTACCAGGTGCGCGAGATAGTCTTCGCGGCGGGCCTCTCGGGCGACGCGGCGAAGGGCGTAGGGCGGACGCTGAACAACCTCTACAAGGCGTTCGAGGGGCTCGACGCGAGCCTGGTCGAGATCAACCCGCTGGTGCTGACCAAGGACGGGCGGGTGCTGACGCTCGACTCGAAGGTGACGGTGGACGACTCGAGCCTCTACCGTCACAAGGACATAGCGGAGCTGCACGACGTGGAGGCGGCGGACCCGCAGGAGCAGCGGGCCCAGGAGGTCGGCCTCCAGTACGTGAAGCTGGACGGAAACGTGGGGATCCTGGGCAACGGGGCGGGGCTCGTGATGAGCACGCTCGACGTGGTGGCCCAGGCCGGGGGCGAGCCGGCCAACTTCTGCGACGTCGGGGGTGGGGCGGACGCGGAGAAGATCTCGACGGCGCTGGACATCGTCACGTCCAACGAGCAGGTCGAGAGCGTCCTGTTCAACATCTTCGGCGGGATCACGCGCGGCGACGAGGTCGCCCGAGGCCTTCTCTCGGCCATCGAGAAGACCGGCATAGAACTGCCGATCGTGGTGCGCCTGGACGGGACGAACGCCGAGGAGGGGCGCCGCATCCTGGCCGAGAACACGCCGGAGAACGTACACACCGAAGAGACGATGCTCGACGCGGCCCGCCGCGCCGTGGAGCTCGCGCGCGACGGGGGGCGGTAG
- the sucD gene encoding succinate--CoA ligase subunit alpha, which produces MAILVDDGTRLLVQGITGREGAFHTGRMLESGTNVVAGVTPGKGGQDYEGVPVFDTVAGAVEATGANASVIFVPPPFAADAIFESLDSGMSTVCCITEGIPVHDMMRVADYIGTKDATLIGPNCPGVLSPGKANVSIMPRDIFSPGKVGVVSRSGTLTYQIVNELTQRGIGQSTAVGIGGDPIIGTNFIEILGKFEEDPETDCVVMIGEIGGNAEQLAADYVRSEMKTPVVAYIAGFTAPEGKTMGHAGAIVSGGESTAEAKSEALRSAGIRAATNPSEVAELVAEALGG; this is translated from the coding sequence ATGGCGATACTTGTAGACGACGGGACCCGACTGCTGGTTCAGGGCATCACGGGCCGCGAAGGCGCGTTCCACACGGGCAGGATGCTGGAGAGCGGCACCAACGTGGTGGCCGGCGTCACGCCCGGCAAGGGCGGCCAGGACTACGAAGGCGTTCCGGTCTTCGACACCGTTGCGGGCGCGGTCGAGGCGACGGGCGCGAACGCCAGCGTGATCTTCGTCCCCCCGCCCTTCGCGGCCGATGCGATCTTCGAGTCTCTTGACTCGGGCATGAGCACCGTCTGCTGCATCACGGAGGGCATCCCCGTGCACGACATGATGCGGGTGGCCGATTACATAGGTACCAAGGACGCGACGCTCATCGGGCCTAACTGCCCGGGCGTGCTCTCGCCGGGCAAGGCGAACGTCTCGATCATGCCTCGCGACATCTTCTCGCCGGGCAAGGTCGGGGTGGTGAGCCGCAGCGGGACGCTCACGTACCAGATCGTCAACGAGCTTACCCAGCGCGGCATCGGGCAGAGCACGGCCGTCGGGATCGGGGGCGACCCGATCATAGGCACGAACTTTATAGAGATCCTCGGCAAGTTCGAGGAGGACCCCGAGACGGACTGCGTGGTGATGATCGGGGAGATCGGGGGCAACGCGGAGCAGCTCGCAGCCGACTACGTCCGATCGGAGATGAAGACCCCCGTGGTCGCCTACATAGCCGGTTTCACGGCCCCGGAGGGCAAGACTATGGGCCACGCCGGCGCGATAGTCTCCGGCGGCGAGAGCACGGCCGAGGCGAAGAGCGAGGCCCTGCGGTCGGCCGGCATCCGGGCGGCGACGAACCCGTCGGAGGTCGCGGAGCTCGTGGCCGAGGCGCTCGGCGGCTAG
- a CDS encoding DUF554 domain-containing protein encodes MGLGTAINVVAVLAGGGIGTLAGARLPEKMRLTAMQAIGIVTLLVGVANFLEFDNPLIPLVSVVAGLVVGEVLGIEDGLKRFGDYLEKRFSKGESPVSRAFVTTSLLFCVGPLTVIGSLEDGLRGDYGLLALKSGLDFIAALTFASVLGWGVLLSAGTVLVVQGSLTLGAGFIEPFVTDAMISAATATGGVLIVGLGLGLLNLKQVRVGNMLPSLLFAPLLVAAAPLWPF; translated from the coding sequence TTGGGCCTCGGAACCGCCATAAACGTCGTAGCCGTGCTGGCCGGAGGGGGAATAGGAACCCTCGCCGGCGCCAGGTTGCCGGAGAAGATGCGTTTGACGGCCATGCAGGCTATCGGCATCGTGACGCTTCTCGTCGGCGTCGCGAACTTTCTGGAGTTCGACAATCCCCTGATCCCGCTGGTCAGCGTGGTAGCGGGGCTGGTCGTCGGGGAGGTTCTCGGCATCGAGGACGGGCTCAAGCGCTTCGGCGATTACCTCGAAAAAAGGTTCTCTAAGGGGGAGAGCCCCGTAAGCCGGGCCTTCGTCACGACCAGCCTGCTGTTCTGCGTTGGTCCCTTGACCGTGATCGGCTCCCTCGAAGACGGTCTTCGGGGGGATTACGGCCTGCTCGCCCTCAAGAGCGGCCTGGACTTTATAGCGGCGCTCACGTTCGCTTCCGTGCTCGGGTGGGGGGTCTTGCTCTCCGCGGGGACCGTGCTCGTGGTTCAGGGATCGTTGACGCTCGGGGCCGGGTTTATCGAGCCGTTCGTAACCGACGCCATGATCTCTGCCGCCACGGCGACGGGCGGCGTGCTGATCGTGGGGCTCGGCCTCGGGCTTCTAAACCTGAAGCAGGTGAGGGTCGGGAACATGCTGCCGTCCCTCCTCTTCGCGCCGCTGCTGGTGGCGGCGGCGCCCCTGTGGCCTTTCTAG